A window from Candidatus Methylomirabilota bacterium encodes these proteins:
- a CDS encoding DUF433 domain-containing protein yields MAEAELLARIQVNPKIFGGKPVIRGMRIAVEHILGMLAAGETAETILKEYPFLEAEDIQACLLFAYRSVTGEQIHEWVPVANR; encoded by the coding sequence ATGGCGGAAGCCGAATTGTTGGCGCGGATTCAAGTCAACCCAAAAATCTTCGGCGGGAAGCCCGTCATCCGGGGTATGCGGATTGCGGTAGAGCACATCCTGGGGATGCTCGCAGCAGGTGAGACGGCGGAGACCATCCTTAAGGAGTACCCATTTCTGGAAGCAGAGGATATTCAGGCTTGTTTGCTCTTTGCTTACCGGTCTGTGACGGGTGAGCAAATCCATGAGTGGGTACCTGTCGCCAATCGCTGA
- a CDS encoding DUF5615 family PIN-like protein, with the protein MGTCRQSLMKFPLDVCVCSRSLHRLLTDLKHDVRLASDIDPRADDQTLLDLALLESRIAVTADKDFGELVFVYGSPHQTIVRFVEMRVDEQVAAMRELLERYQAELESGAMIVVTRDRVRVRP; encoded by the coding sequence GTGGGTACCTGTCGCCAATCGCTGATGAAGTTCCCGCTCGATGTCTGCGTCTGTTCCCGCTCGCTGCACCGACTACTGACCGATCTGAAACATGATGTCCGACTGGCATCGGACATTGATCCACGCGCTGACGACCAAACGCTGCTTGATCTCGCCTTGTTGGAAAGCCGAATCGCCGTGACCGCGGACAAGGACTTCGGGGAGCTCGTCTTTGTCTACGGTAGTCCTCATCAGACAATCGTGCGGTTCGTGGAGATGCGGGTTGACGAACAAGTAGCCGCGATGCGAGAACTTCTGGAGCGGTATCAGGCTGAGCTGGAGTCCGGCGCAATGATCGTTGTGACTCGCGATCGCGTCCGTGTACGCCCCTGA